A genomic window from Megalobrama amblycephala isolate DHTTF-2021 linkage group LG2, ASM1881202v1, whole genome shotgun sequence includes:
- the LOC125263374 gene encoding piggyBac transposable element-derived protein 4-like, protein MDACDKEKVDGAMDSSEEHDETGEWDSSSDKESVASCVDSAVEDMSLDCLETVLEEFSDYDPTNDVSDDDWYPEVTPRKKKRSGLSSVSPSPAKSCRSASPASAQSSKGKGGESSVRRSLPFSILENKWKSIDEPDIEPAQPIFRPRQTPGPQLVSNSSCSPLKYFELFFSKSVIKTIVSHTNTYGAMRCEGKSKPFEDISVKDLKKYIALVIYMGLLKCFSLTDYWRKSDIYSLPFPAQIMTGKKFLHMCSVLHLSDPKVDAENDKKKGTPEYDRLCRIKPLYQDIRDACRATFHPFQNISIDERMVASKARHGLKQYMKNKPTKWGYKLFVLADSLSGYTWDFFIYEGKVNSEESKGISYDSVMILADERLLGTGYKLFVDNFYTSPKLFRDLLAKRIFACGTVRANRIGHSKKHAPRGNIRWFREDDLLFVEWKDKRDVLMCSTFHKAFNGDTIKRNVKGADGVWALQDFPVPAAVLDYNKHMGGVDLSDALIGYYTVLHKTRKWYRSFFYHFVDIAVVNSFILHQQMARMKNQKPLTQKAFREALVRELAGIGPENTPKRVKTRDPHLPKYISGDSTIGRLRCRVCHRKTPLVCVTCDVPLCLVSNRNCFITWHDPGSSSENDEE, encoded by the exons ATGGATGCATGCGATAAAGAGAAGGTTGATGGCGCTATGGACAGCTCGGAGGAACATGACGAGACTGGGGAATGGGATTCTTCATCTGATAAAGAGAGCGTCGCTTCATGTGTGGACTCTGCAGTAGAGGATATGTCCCTTGATTGTCTAGAAACTGTTCTGGAAGA GTTTTCAGATTATGATCCCACTAATGATGTCTCTGATGATGACTGGTATCCAGAGGTCACTCCACGAAAGAAGAAGAGATCTGGTCTATCTTCTGTTTCACCATCTCCAGCAAAGTCTTGCAGATCTGCTTCACCTGCTTCTGCACAAAGTAGTAAAGGGAAAGGTGGGGAAAGCAGTGTGAGAAGATCCCTACCTTTTTCCATCTTAGAAAACAAGTGGAAAAGTATTGATGAGCCTGATATTGAGCCGGCTCAGCCAATCTTCAGACCTAGACAAACGCCCGGTCCACAGTTGGTCTCCAATTCATCATGCAGTCCTTTAAAGTATTTTGAGTTGTTCTTTTCAAAATCAGTGATAAAGACAATTGTATCACATACAAATACATATGGGGCCATGCGTTGTGAAGGGAAGAGTAAACCATTCGAGGACATTTCTGTGAAAGACTTAAAGAAATATATAGCGCTGGTGATTTACATGGGTTTGCTGAAATGCTTCAGCCTGACAGACTACTGGAGGAAGTCAGATATCTACAGTCTGCCGTTTCCTGCACAAATCATGACTGGTAAGAAATTTTTGCACATGTGTTCAGTTCTCCATCTTAGTGATCCCAAAGTGGATGCAGAGAATGACAAGAAGAAGGGAACGCCTGAATATGACCGCCTGTGCAGGATCAAACCGCTGTACCAGGACATTAGGGATGCCTGCAGAGCCACTTTCCATCCCTTTCAGAACATCTCCATTGATGAAAGAATGGTGGCATCAAAGGCTAGACATGGACTCAAACAGTACATGAAAAACAAACCTACAAAATGGGGGTACAAACTCTTTGTACTGGCAGATTCCCTCTCTGGATACACGTGGGACTTCTTCATTTATGAGGGAAAGGTGAATTCAGAAGAGAGTAAAGGCATTAGCTATGATTCTGTCATGATTCTGGCAGATGAAAGGTTGTTGGGTACTGGCTACAAGCTGTTTGTTGACAACTTTTACACCAGTCCCAAGCTTTTCAGAGACTTGCTCGCTAAAAGGATCTTTGCTTGTGGCACTGTTCGAGCAAACCGCATCGGCCACTCAAAGAAACATGCTCCTCGTGGCAATATTCGCTGGTTTAGGGAAGATGACCTGCTGTTTGTGGAGTGGAAGGACAAGAGGGACGTGCTGATGTGCTCCACCTTTCATAAAGCCTTTAATGGTGACACCATAAAGAGGAACGTGAAAGGAGCCGACGGAGTTTGGGCCCTTCAGGATTTCCCGGTTCCAGCTGCAGTGTTGGACTACAACAA GCACATGGGAGGAGTGGATCTGTCTGATGCGCTTATTGGATATTACACAGTTCTACATAAAACTAGAAAGTGGTATCGGTCCTTTTTTTACCACTTTGTGGACATCGCTGTAGTAAATTCCTTCATTTTGCACCAGCAGATGGCCAGGATGAAGAACCAGAAGCCTCTGACGCAGAAGGCCTTCCGGGAGGCTCTTGTTAGAGAGCTTGCAGGAATAGGCCCTGAAAATACCCCTAAACGAGTTAAAACTAGAGACCCCCACCTGCCCAAGTACATCAGCGGAGACAGCACAATCGGAAGACTGAGATGCAGAGTTTGTCACCGTAAAACTCCACTAGTTTGTGTAACTTGTGATGTGCCTTTGTGCCTGGTTTCGAACCGTAACTGTTTCATTACTTGGCATGACCCAGGTAGCTCTAGTGAAAATGATGAAGAGTAA
- the LOC125263372 gene encoding piggyBac transposable element-derived protein 4-like: protein MDACDKEKVDGVMDSSEEHDETGEWDSSSDKESVASCEDSAVEDMSLDSLETVLEEFSDYDPTNDVSDDDWYPEVTPRKKKRSGLSSVSPSPAKSCRSASPASAQSSKGKGRKSSVSRSLPFSILENKWKSADEPDIEPAQPIFRPRQTPGPQLVSNASCSPLQYFELFFSKSVIKTILSHTNTYGAMRFEGKNKPWEDISVKDFKKYIALVIYMGLLKCFKLSDYWRKSYIYSLPFPAQIMSSRKFFRICAALHLSDPKVDAENDKKKGTPEYDRLCRIKPLYQDIRDACRATFHPFQNISIDERMVASKARHGLKQYMKNKPTKWGYKLFVLADSLCGYTWDFFIYEGKVNSEESKGISYDSVMILTDERLLGTGYKLFVDNFYTSPKLFRDLLAKKIFACGTVRANRIGHSKKHAPRGNIRWFREDDLLFVEWKDKRDVLMCSTFHKAFNGETIKRNVKGADGVWAIQDFPVPAAVLDYNKHMGGVDLSDALIGYYTVLHKTRKWYRSFFYHFVDIAVVNSFILHQQMARMKNQKPLTQKAFREALVRELAGTGPENGPERAKPTPPTNSHLPKYIRGDSTLGRRTCRVCHRKTPLVCVACDVPLCLVPNRNCFITWHEPGSSSENDEE from the exons ATGGATGCATGCGATAAAGAGAAGGTTGATGGCGTTATGGACAGCTCGGAGGAACATGACGAGACTGGGGAATGGGATTCTTCATCTGATAAAGAGAGTGTCGCTTCATGTGAGGACTCTGCAGTAGAGGATATGTCCCTCGATTCTCTAGAAACCGTTCTGGAAGA GTTTTCAGATTATGATCCCACTAATGATGTCTCTGATGATGACTGGTATCCAGAGGTCACTCCACGAAAGAAGAAGAGATCTGGTCTGTCTTCTGTTTCACCATCTCCAGCAAAGTCTTGCAGATCTGCTTCACCTGCTTCTGCACAAAGTAGTAAAGGGAAAGGTAGGAAAAGCAGTGTGAGTAGATCCCTGCCTTTTTCCATCTTAGAAAACAAGTGGAAAAGTGCAGATGAGCCTGATATTGAGCCGGCTCAGCCAATCTTCAGACCTAGACAAACGCCCGGTCCACAGTTGGTCTCCAATGCTTCATGCAGTCCTCTACAGTATTTTGAGTTGTTCTTTTCAAAATCAGTGATAAAGACAATTTTatcacacacaaatacatatgGGGCCATGCGTTTTGAAGGGAAGAATAAACCATGGGAGGACATTTCTGTGAAAGACTTCAAGAAATATATAGCGCTGGTGATTTACATGGGTTTGCTGAAATGCTTCAAGCTGTCAGACTACTGGAGGAAGTCATATATCTACAGTCTGCCATTTCCTGCACAAATCATGTCTAGTAGAAAATTTTTTCGCATATGTGCAGCTCTCCATCTTAGTGATCCCAAAGTGGATGCAGAGAATGACAAGAAGAAGGGAACGCCTGAATATGACCGCCTGTGCAGGATCAAACCGCTGTACCAGGACATTAGGGATGCCTGCAGAGCCACTTTCCACCCCTTTCAGAACATCTCCATTGATGAAAGAATGGTGGCATCAAAGGCTAGACATGGACTCAAACAGTACATGAAAAACAAACCTACAAAATGGGGGTACAAACTCTTTGTACTGGCAGATTCCCTCTGTGGATACACGTGGGACTTCTTCATTTATGAGGGAAAGGTGAATTCAGAAGAGAGTAAAGGCATTAGCTATGATTCTGTCATGATTCTGACAGATGAAAGGTTGTTGGGTACTGGCTACAAGCTGTTTGTTGACAACTTTTACACCAGTCCCAAGCTTTTCAGAGACTTGCTCGCTAAAAAGATCTTTGCTTGTGGTACTGTTCGGGCAAACCGCATCGGCCACTCAAAGAAACATGCTCCTCGTGGCAATATTCGCTGGTTTAGGGAAGATGACCTGCTGTTTGTGGAGTGGAAGGACAAGAGGGACGTGCTGATGTGCTCCACCTTTCATAAAGCCTTTAATGGTGAAACCATAAAGAGGAACGTGAAAGGAGCCGATGGAGTTTGGGCCATTCAGGATTTCCCAGTTCCAGCTGCAGTGTTGGACTACAACAA GCACATGGGAGGAGTGGATCTGTCTGATGCGCTTATTGGATATTACACAGTTCTACATAAAACGAGAAAGTGGTATCGGTCCTTTTTTTACCACTTTGTGGACATCGCTGTAGTAAATTCCTTCATTTTGCACCAGCAGATGGCCAGGATGAAGAACCAGAAGCCTCTGACGCAGAAGGCCTTCCGGGAGGCTCTTGTTAGAGAGCTTGCAGGAACAGGCCCTGAAAATGGCCCTGAACGAGCAAAACCGACTCCTCCTACGAACTCCCACCTGCCAAAGTACATCAGAGGAGACAGCACACTTGGAAGGCGGACCTGCAGAGTTTGTCATCGTAAAACTCCACTAGTTTGTGTAGCTTGTGATGTGCCTTTGTGCCTGGTTCCAAACCGTAACTGTTTCATTACTTGGCATGAACCAGGTAGCTCTAGCGAAAATGATGAAGAGTAA
- the LOC125263371 gene encoding piggyBac transposable element-derived protein 4-like yields MKMDVTVKDECINGVKEEHDDTVVKVESSDINEKHDETVELGELSEESDDSSVESSEEFLDDLDQVLDQFSDYDPTNDVSDDDWYPEVTPRKKKRSGLSSVSPSPAKSCRSASPASVQSSKGKGRKSSVRRSLPFSISENKWKSMDEPDIEPTQPIFRPRETPGPQLVSNASCSPLQYFELFFSKSVMKTIVSHTNTYGAMRFEGKNKPWEDISVKDLKKYIALVIYMGVLKCFKLTDYWRKSDIYSLPFPAQIMSSRKFFRICSALHLSDPKVDAENDKKKGMPEYDRLCRIKPLYQDIRDACRATFHPFQNISIDERMVASKARHGLKKYMKNKPTKWGYKLFVLADSLCGYTWDFFIYEGKVNSEESKGISYDSVMILADERLLGTGYKLFVDNFYTSPKLFRDLLAKRIFACGTVRANRIGHSKKHAPRGNIRWFREDDLLFVEWKDKRDVLMCSTFHKAFNGDTIKRNVKGADGVWAIQDFPVPAAVLDYNKHMGGVDLSDALIGYYTVLHKTKRWYRSFFYHFVDIAVVNAFILHQQMAKMKNQKPLTQKAFREALVRELAGRGPEYASEREKPIPSTNSHLPKYIKGHSTYGRRKCKMCPNKTPVLCETCGVHLCFMPKRDCYRRWHQSGLCSESEQSKT; encoded by the exons ATGAAAATGGATGTAACCGTTAAGGACGAGTGTATAAACGGTGTCAAGGAGGAACACGACGATACAGTTGTGAAGGTGGAATCGTCCGATATCAACGAGAAACACGACGAGACTGTTGAATTGGGAGAATTATCTGAAGAGAGTGATGATTCCAGCGTGGAGTCCTCAGAAGAGTTCCTGGATGATCTGGATCAAGTGTTGGACCA GTTTTCAGATTATGATCCCACTAATGATGTCTCTGATGATGACTGGTATCCAGAGGTCACTCCACGAAAGAAGAAGAGATCTGGTCTGTCTTCTGTTTCACCATCTCCAGCAAAGTCTTGCAGATCTGCTTCACCTGCTTCTGTACAAAGTAGTAAAGGGAAAGGTAGGAAAAGCAGTGTGAGAAGATCCCTACccttttccatttcagaaaacAAGTGGAAAAGTATGGATGAGCCTGATATTGAGCCGACTCAGCCAATCTTCAGACCTAGAGAAACGCCCGGTCCACAGTTGGTCTCCAATGCTTCATGCAGTCCTTTACAGTATTTTGAGTTGTTCTTTTCAAAATCAGTGATGAAGACAATTGTATCACATACAAATACATATGGGGCCATGCGTTTTGAAGGGAAGAATAAACCATGGGAGGACATTTCTGTGAAGGACTTGAAGAAATATATAGCACTGGTGATTTACATGGGTGTGCTGAAATGCTTCAAACTGACAGACTACTGGAGGAAGTCAGATATCTACAGTCTGCCGTTTCCTGCACAAATCATGTCTAGTAGGAAATTTTTTCGCATATGTTCAGCTCTCCATCTTAGTGATCCCAAAGTGGATGCAGAGAATGACAAGAAGAAGGGAATGCCTGAATATGACCGCCTGTGCAGGATCAAACCGCTGTACCAGGACATTAGGGATGCCTGCAGAGCCACTTTCCATCCCTTTCAGAACATCTCCATTGATGAAAGAATGGTGGCATCAAAGGCTAGACATGGACTCAAAAAGTACATGAAAAACAAACCTACAAAATGGGGGTACAAACTCTTTGTACTGGCAGATTCCCTCTGTGGATATACGTGGGACTTCTTCATTTATGAGGGAAAGGTGAATTCAGAAGAGAGCAAAGGCATTAGCTATGATTCTGTCATGATTCTGGCAGATGAAAGGTTGTTGGGTACTGGCTACAAGCTGTTTGTTGACAACTTTTATACCAGTCCCAAGCTTTTCAGAGACTTGCTGGCTAAAAGGATCTTTGCTTGTGGCACTGTTCGGGCAAACCGCATCGGCCACTCAAAGAAACATGCTCCTCGTGGCAATATTCGCTGGTTTAGGGAAGATGACCTGCTGTTTGTTGAGTGGAAGGACAAGAGGGACGTGCTGATGTGCTCCACCTTTCATAAAGCCTTTAATGGTGACACCATAAAGAGGAACGTGAAAGGAGCCGATGGAGTTTGGGCCATTCAGGATTTCCCAGTTCCAGCTGCAGTGTTGGACTACAACAA GCACATGGGAGGAGTGGATCTGTCTGATGCGCTTATTGGATATTACACAGTTCTACATAAAACTAAAAGATGGTATCGGTCCTTTTTTTACCACTTTGTGGACATCGCTGTAGTAAACGCCTTCATTTTGCACCAGCAGATGGCCAAGATGAAGAACCAGAAGCCTCTGACGCAGAAGGCCTTCCGGGAGGCTCTTGTCAGAGAGCTTGCAGGAAGAGGCCCTGAATATGCCTCTGAACGAGAAAAACCGATTCCTTCTACAAACTCCCACCTGCCCAAGTACATCAAAGGACACAGCACATACGGAAGACGGAAATGCAAAATGTGTCCCAATAAAACTCCAGTCCTGTGTGAAACTTGTGGGGTGCATTTGTGCTTCATGCCGAAGCGTGACTGTTACAGAAGATGGCATCAATCAGGTCTCTGTAGTGAGTCTGAACAGAGTAAAACTTAA